The window TTGAGCGAAATAAAAAATGAAAAAATCAATCTTACATTTGATAATGGTTCTGATTTGGGCTGCACCGGCCCTGGCCAGCCACTCCCTTATTATGGATAAACAGCACTGCCAAACGCCGGTGGACTCGACACCTGCCGTGCTTTTTCGCCAGTTTATCCCATCAATTGCCGAAGAGTTCATTGGCATGTCTGTGGAGTCTGCCGGAGGTCCCCAACAGGCAGGGAAGACAGATAATTCCTGGCTGTTCTACTCCATTTACACCGGGGCTGCAACCAGGGCAGGCCTGGTGTACAAGGCATTTATGCCGGTATCCCTTTTACTGGAAAATACTCACAGTATCGAGGCGGATGATGTTCAAAACGGAGACCTGATTGTGTTGAAAAATAATCTTGCCGCCATGGTCTACCAGGTGGATCCAAACCGCCGGATGCATTTTATCTATGCATCAAAAAAAAGGGACGCGGTTACAGTTTTCAACAGTGATAATATCGTTTATCACGCATACTGGCTGGAGAACTTCAAAGGATTTTTCAGACTCAATAAAGATTTGCTGGCACCGGCCCAGTCAAAATAACAGCCATGGGCTGATCTGACATATCTGCTACATATCTGCCGCCAGGCTCAGCCCACAACGAAGGTTTAAAGATCTTGGCCGGTTTCACACACGTTCATATAAATTCTGTTGGCAGGACCAGGGGGGATTCAGGCCGATCTTTCTTCAAGAATATCCAGGACCTTTTGACAATTTTTGACGGCTCTATCCCTGAGGGAATCAGCCTTGACCATGATTTTTTCACGGTATTCGGGGTCTTCAATTTTGCCCATGTTGATTACTACATTCTTATAAGCACCCCAGATACCAGCCTCCAGGGCCCTTGCACCCACCTGCGCATCTGACCGTAAAGCAATATTGCCGTATTGTGCCACACCGATCATGGCGTCCCAGGCCTTATCGCCCAGGGTCATGATGGACAATGGCACCTCAATGGCTTTTTTCAAGCCCAGCTGAAGTTGTGATGCTCTGAACCGGTTCTCTTCGTCCGTATTTTTCGGTAGCTTCAGGGCCTTCATGTAATCAGAAAAAGCTTTGGTGTCCTGATCGATCATGGGGATCAGGGCATAGGCGGTTTCATGCAGGAGGGGGA is drawn from uncultured Desulfobacter sp. and contains these coding sequences:
- a CDS encoding peptidoglycan endopeptidase; the protein is MKKSILHLIMVLIWAAPALASHSLIMDKQHCQTPVDSTPAVLFRQFIPSIAEEFIGMSVESAGGPQQAGKTDNSWLFYSIYTGAATRAGLVYKAFMPVSLLLENTHSIEADDVQNGDLIVLKNNLAAMVYQVDPNRRMHFIYASKKRDAVTVFNSDNIVYHAYWLENFKGFFRLNKDLLAPAQSK